A genomic segment from Oncorhynchus masou masou isolate Uvic2021 unplaced genomic scaffold, UVic_Omas_1.1 unplaced_scaffold_1749, whole genome shotgun sequence encodes:
- the LOC135532156 gene encoding DNA polymerase theta-like has translation MCGDSGRGIICWNYCSPRGLIIALKHNTNSCIQIVGMSATLPNLSLLAGWLDAELYQTDYRPVPLKQRLKVGNSIYDSSLSLVRTFEPLITVKGDEDHILSLCYETVSEGHSVLLFCPSKSWCEKLSDSIARAFYNLRHTGGQVVSGSALQAVVLDQGGVVDVLAQLRRTPAGLDPVLQRTVPWGVAFHHAGLTFDERDVLEGAFRGGVVRVLAATSTLSSGVNLPARRVIIRTPTFNGRLLDPLTYRQMAGRAGRMGVDTEGEEGGWDSTLRGG, from the exons atgtgtggagactcTGGTAGAGGAATAATCTGCTGGAACTACTGCTCACCAAGGGGTCTGATAATCGCCCTCAAACACAACACcaacag ctgtatccAAATCGTGGGTATGAGTGCCACCCTCCCAAACCTGTCCctgctggctgggtggctggatgCGGAGCTTTACCAGACTGACTACAGACCCGTCCCGCTGAAGCAGAGGCTCAAGGTGGGGAACAGCATCTACGACTCCAGCCTCTCTCTGGTCCGAACCTTCGAGCCCCTGATCACGGTCAAG ggagatGAGGACCACATACTGTCTCTATGTTATGAGACAGTGAGTGAGGGCCACTCTGTCCTCCTGTTCTGTCCTTCCAAGAGCTGGTGCGAGAAACTGTCTGACAGTATTGCTAGAGCGTTCTACAACCTcagacacacag gtggtcaggtggtcagtggCTCAGCGCTCCAGGCTGTGGTATTGGACCAGGGGGGAGTGGTGGATGTGTTAGCCCAGCTCAGACGCACCCCGGCTGGGTTAGACCCAGTCCTGCAACGCACCGTGCCCTGGGGGGTGGCCTTCCACCACGctg GTTTGACGTTTGATGAGCGAGACGTGTTGGAGGGAGCATTCCGAGGGGGCGTGGTCAGAGTGTTGGCGGCGACCTCAACCTTGTCATCGGGGGTCAACCTGCCTGCACGTAGGGTTATCATACGAACTCCGACCTTTAATGGCCGTCTGCTCGACCCCCTGACCTACAGACAGATGGCCGGACGCGCcgggaggatgggagtcgacactgagggtgaggagggaggatgggattcTACACTGAGGGGAGGATGA